From the Microthrixaceae bacterium genome, one window contains:
- a CDS encoding FtsX-like permease family protein → MFSIAMKTLRANLSRFIATLVAIAIGVAFLVAGNMLTTSIRNSLGGEIDRQYEHVDAAVTLRNEELAGSGLMSGAGIDKVLVETISALPHVEAAIGDISGMSRFADDAFADDLSIMDMQGLTVRPWYDNDLNAVTIVEGRPPKAEGEVTFDRGTMKDRELSLGDSASLTSLSGAVDVTVVGVTSFGTTDSVDSTGTVMAAPDWAFTLGANAEQTFTRVLVQSDGTVSQGEFAESIRVTLPDGFTAVTGDTFRESMRSVLNEVLNVLGPVLTGFSLLALFVCGFVIFNTFSVVVQQRTRELALMRAVAATPRQIRRSLRLEGFGIGLIGSVIGLLLGTLLTVGLTAVLNAFDLDLPPASIVITPGIVITAFAAGIIVTMVSVLIPAWRAGRTAPVEAMREAAIERNRLGRIRLGAAVVLFLAGVGLCLTRSGWFVGIGAFLLVIGVFLSGPALTVLVAWATRPLVSLTGTPGRLSSENLSRNPKRTATTMNALVIGVMLVTLVSIAGNSLKSTVLSYVEDQQSTDVYVGAMTGAINPEMVEEIEAVDGVEISVRIRQYNVTIDGAVGVVSTTDDLSALSRLGITPVSMSWDELGDRAVSLPMDANSMTLGPKTITNALGTSITVELADYLESTFDAGSLGYVLSPELFDEIAPADNGVNYMMIAFEPTRKSEATREIKEITQGLGNIFVFEGNIFGRIIESVFNFLINAVNGLLGMSVVIALIGLVNTLSLSIFERRRELGLLRAVGMTRREVRRMVRFEAVQMSLLGTIIGLASGALVAWLLLRATELADIAFGWKQLAGIFVLGIVLGVVAAIAPTRRASRLDILDAVKVE, encoded by the coding sequence GTGTTCTCCATCGCCATGAAGACCCTCCGCGCCAACCTGTCGCGGTTCATCGCCACCCTCGTCGCCATCGCCATCGGGGTGGCGTTCCTCGTCGCCGGCAACATGTTGACGACCTCGATCCGCAACTCCCTCGGCGGAGAAATCGACCGGCAGTACGAACACGTCGACGCCGCGGTGACCCTGCGCAACGAGGAACTCGCCGGGTCGGGACTCATGTCGGGTGCGGGCATCGACAAGGTCCTCGTCGAGACCATCTCCGCGCTCCCCCACGTCGAGGCGGCGATCGGCGACATCAGCGGGATGTCGCGCTTCGCCGACGACGCGTTCGCCGACGACCTGTCGATCATGGACATGCAGGGGCTCACCGTTCGCCCGTGGTACGACAACGACCTCAACGCGGTGACCATCGTCGAGGGGCGCCCACCGAAGGCGGAAGGCGAGGTCACCTTCGACCGCGGGACGATGAAGGATCGCGAACTGTCCCTTGGCGACTCCGCGTCGCTCACGTCCCTCAGCGGAGCGGTCGACGTGACCGTCGTCGGGGTCACCAGCTTCGGCACGACCGACTCGGTCGACTCCACCGGCACGGTGATGGCCGCCCCCGACTGGGCATTCACCCTCGGCGCCAACGCCGAACAAACCTTCACCCGCGTGCTCGTGCAGAGCGACGGCACCGTGTCTCAGGGCGAATTCGCCGAGTCGATCCGTGTCACCCTCCCCGACGGATTCACCGCCGTCACCGGCGACACGTTCCGCGAAAGCATGCGAAGCGTCCTTAACGAGGTGCTCAATGTGCTCGGGCCCGTACTCACCGGGTTCTCGCTGTTGGCGCTGTTCGTCTGCGGATTCGTGATCTTCAACACCTTCTCGGTCGTCGTTCAGCAACGCACCCGCGAACTCGCGTTGATGCGCGCCGTCGCGGCCACCCCACGCCAGATTCGACGTTCCCTGCGACTCGAAGGATTCGGCATCGGCCTGATCGGATCGGTCATCGGACTACTCCTCGGCACGTTGCTCACGGTGGGGCTCACCGCCGTGCTCAACGCGTTCGACCTCGACCTTCCACCGGCGTCGATCGTCATCACCCCCGGGATCGTCATCACCGCGTTCGCCGCCGGGATCATCGTCACCATGGTGTCGGTGCTGATCCCCGCCTGGCGGGCCGGACGAACCGCCCCGGTCGAAGCCATGCGCGAGGCCGCCATCGAGCGCAACCGGCTCGGTCGAATTCGCCTCGGCGCCGCCGTCGTGTTGTTCCTCGCCGGCGTCGGCCTGTGCCTCACCCGCTCCGGGTGGTTCGTCGGCATCGGTGCGTTCCTTCTGGTGATCGGCGTGTTCCTCTCCGGCCCCGCCCTGACCGTGCTCGTGGCGTGGGCAACCCGCCCGCTCGTCTCGCTCACCGGAACGCCGGGTCGACTGAGCTCGGAGAACCTGTCGCGAAACCCCAAACGCACCGCCACCACGATGAACGCGCTCGTGATCGGGGTCATGCTCGTCACGCTGGTGTCGATCGCCGGCAACTCGCTCAAATCGACCGTGCTGTCCTACGTCGAGGACCAGCAGAGCACCGACGTCTACGTCGGGGCGATGACCGGGGCGATCAACCCGGAGATGGTCGAGGAAATCGAGGCGGTCGACGGCGTCGAAATTTCGGTTCGAATCCGGCAGTACAACGTCACGATCGACGGGGCGGTCGGCGTCGTGAGTACCACCGACGACCTCAGCGCCCTCTCGCGGCTCGGCATCACGCCGGTGTCGATGAGCTGGGACGAGCTCGGCGACCGAGCCGTGTCGTTGCCGATGGACGCGAACTCGATGACGCTCGGCCCCAAGACGATCACGAACGCGCTCGGCACCTCCATCACCGTGGAGCTTGCCGACTATCTGGAAAGTACCTTCGACGCCGGGTCGCTCGGCTACGTGTTGTCACCCGAACTGTTCGATGAGATCGCTCCCGCCGACAACGGCGTGAACTACATGATGATCGCCTTCGAACCGACCCGGAAGTCCGAGGCGACCCGCGAGATCAAGGAGATCACCCAAGGGCTCGGCAACATCTTCGTGTTCGAGGGCAACATCTTCGGGCGGATCATCGAGTCGGTCTTCAATTTCCTGATCAACGCCGTGAACGGCCTGCTCGGGATGAGCGTAGTGATCGCCCTGATCGGCCTGGTCAACACGCTGTCGTTGTCGATCTTCGAACGCCGCCGCGAACTCGGGCTGCTGCGCGCAGTGGGAATGACCCGACGCGAGGTGCGTCGGATGGTGCGTTTCGAGGCCGTGCAGATGTCGCTGCTCGGCACGATCATCGGCCTCGCAAGTGGCGCGCTTGTCGCCTGGCTGTTGTTGCGAGCCACCGAGTTGGCCGACATCGCATTCGGGTGGAAACAGCTTGCGGGCATCTTCGTGCTCGGGATCGTCCTGGGTGTCGTCGCTGCGATCGCCCCCACCCGCCGGGCCTCGCGTCTCGACATCCTCGACGCGGTCAAGGTCGAATAG
- a CDS encoding YbjN domain-containing protein, with amino-acid sequence MGDNENDAIDLEHSNGWLAFEMLGTLLEEEEFHPEQLSGTTAYRFGVSGTNGQFRVVAHCNVELEQLYVYVLTDVRVPEPRRGAVAELIARANYGMRIGNFELDMRDGEVRYKSSLDFEHNELTPSLVHNAMMPALATMDRYFAVVMSVAFGSVSPADAITVLEPAPQVPADEFAAEEFPAEEFDDEGFDDDELLDDEFPEFELGEADVSDDASTDTAEDDHPAED; translated from the coding sequence ATGGGCGACAACGAAAACGACGCCATCGATCTCGAACACAGCAACGGCTGGCTCGCGTTCGAGATGCTGGGCACGCTGCTTGAGGAAGAGGAGTTCCATCCCGAACAACTCAGCGGAACGACGGCGTACCGATTCGGGGTTTCCGGAACCAACGGACAGTTCCGAGTGGTCGCGCACTGCAACGTGGAACTCGAACAGCTCTACGTCTACGTGCTCACCGACGTTCGAGTACCCGAACCGCGTCGGGGGGCGGTGGCCGAACTGATCGCTCGGGCGAACTACGGCATGCGTATTGGCAATTTCGAACTCGACATGCGCGACGGCGAGGTCCGGTACAAGTCGAGCCTCGACTTCGAACACAACGAGTTGACGCCGAGCCTGGTGCACAACGCGATGATGCCGGCGCTCGCCACGATGGATCGCTACTTCGCCGTGGTGATGAGCGTTGCGTTCGGGTCCGTCTCACCGGCCGACGCAATCACCGTTCTGGAGCCTGCGCCCCAGGTCCCTGCGGATGAGTTCGCAGCCGAGGAGTTCCCAGCCGAGGAGTTCGACGACGAGGGCTTCGACGACGACGAGCTCCTGGACGACGAGTTCCCGGAGTTCGAACTCGGAGAGGCCGACGTGTCGGACGACGCGTCGACCGACACGGCCGAGGACGATCACCCGGCCGAGGACTGA
- a CDS encoding ABC transporter ATP-binding protein: MSPASAPPASAPPASVPAASIHDGSKVYTTGDGPLAALDNVTLAFESGRFTAVMGPSGSGKSTLMQCMAGLDSLTAGRTFIGGVETTHMSPTELTLVRREQLGFIFQSFNLVPALTAEENILMPLKLAKRPVDREYFDYLVGVVGLSDRLRHKPAQLSGGQQQRVAVARALMTRPTIVFGDEPTGNLDSRSSAEVLQFMRTTVDQAAQTVVIVTHDPVAASYTDRVVFMADGRIVDSIESPTTESVIDHMLQFGS, encoded by the coding sequence ATGTCACCTGCATCGGCCCCGCCAGCTTCGGCCCCACCTGCGTCGGTACCGGCGGCGTCGATCCATGACGGCTCCAAGGTCTACACCACCGGCGACGGACCGCTCGCGGCGCTCGACAACGTCACCCTCGCCTTCGAATCCGGCAGGTTCACCGCCGTCATGGGTCCCTCCGGGTCCGGCAAGTCGACCCTCATGCAGTGCATGGCGGGCCTCGACTCCCTCACGGCGGGCCGAACGTTCATCGGCGGCGTCGAAACCACCCACATGTCACCCACCGAACTCACCCTCGTGCGTCGAGAGCAACTCGGGTTCATCTTCCAGTCGTTCAACCTCGTGCCGGCGCTCACCGCCGAGGAGAACATCCTCATGCCGCTCAAGTTGGCCAAGCGCCCCGTCGACCGGGAGTACTTCGACTATCTCGTCGGCGTCGTCGGGCTGAGCGACCGCCTGCGCCACAAGCCGGCCCAACTGTCCGGAGGCCAACAGCAACGCGTCGCGGTCGCCAGGGCGCTCATGACCCGGCCCACGATCGTGTTCGGCGACGAACCCACCGGCAACCTCGACTCGCGTTCGAGCGCCGAGGTGTTGCAGTTCATGCGCACGACCGTCGATCAGGCCGCCCAGACCGTGGTGATCGTCACCCACGATCCGGTCGCCGCCAGCTACACCGATCGCGTCGTGTTCATGGCCGACGGCCGCATCGTCGACAGCATCGAATCTCCCACCACCGAATCCGTCATCGACCACATGTTGCAGTTCGGGAGCTGA
- the uvrB gene encoding excinuclease ABC subunit UvrB: protein MTDLDQWGITRSDKKFQVVSEFTPAGDQPKAIEALADGVWTGHRFQTLLGITGSGKSATVAWAIEKLQRPTLVLAPNKSLAAQLANEFREFFPNNAVEYFVSYYDYYQPEAYMPSSDTYIEKDSSVNDEIDRLRHAATSALLTRRDVIVVASVSCIYGLGSPAEYAARMVVMRVGEEHEQRNLLRRLVAMRYERNEMNLTRGKFRVKGDTLEVHPAYDETAVRIEFFGDEIEAISVFDPLTGERLRQLDEFILFPATHYTTSDDRMTAAIGRIEDELQQRLAYFEREGKLLEAQRLRMRTQFDLENMAEMGFCNGIENYSAPIDGRAPGEPPFTLLDFFPDDYLTIIDESHVTIPQLHGQFEGDRSRKQTLIEHGFRLPSAADNRPLRFEEWVERAGQTIFLSATPGPWEREHSGAIVEQVVRPTGLIDPVVEVRGTKGQIDDLLAEINKRADLGERTLVTTLTKKMAEDLTDYLLEMGVRVRYLHSEVDTIARIELIRDLRLGEFDVLVGINLLREGLDIPEVSLMAILDADKEGFLRSESSLIQMIGRAARNSEGVVVMYADSMTKSMDRAIGETNRRRELQLAYNAEHGIVPQTIRKQVRDIVADLRGRGDTPVPGKDRRRQRAATSTLREEFGSLAPQDLGTLIETLEMEMNEASADLRFEYAARLRDEIKELKKELRDAGAA, encoded by the coding sequence GTGACCGATCTCGACCAATGGGGCATCACCCGCTCCGACAAGAAGTTCCAGGTCGTGTCCGAGTTCACGCCCGCGGGCGATCAGCCCAAGGCCATCGAAGCGTTGGCTGACGGGGTGTGGACCGGGCACCGCTTCCAGACCCTGCTCGGCATCACCGGTTCGGGGAAATCGGCGACGGTCGCCTGGGCGATCGAGAAGCTGCAGCGGCCCACCTTGGTGCTGGCACCGAACAAGTCGCTCGCGGCCCAGTTGGCGAACGAGTTCCGCGAGTTCTTCCCCAACAACGCGGTCGAGTACTTCGTCTCGTACTACGACTACTACCAGCCCGAGGCGTACATGCCCTCGTCGGACACCTACATCGAAAAAGACTCTTCGGTGAACGACGAAATCGACCGGTTGCGCCACGCCGCCACCTCGGCACTGCTGACGCGGCGCGACGTGATCGTCGTCGCGTCCGTTTCGTGCATCTACGGCCTCGGCTCACCCGCCGAATATGCCGCGAGAATGGTGGTCATGCGCGTCGGCGAGGAGCACGAGCAGCGGAACCTGCTGCGCCGGCTCGTGGCCATGCGTTATGAGCGCAACGAGATGAACCTGACCCGCGGCAAGTTCCGGGTGAAGGGCGACACCCTCGAGGTTCACCCCGCGTATGACGAAACGGCGGTCCGTATCGAGTTCTTCGGCGACGAGATCGAGGCGATCTCGGTGTTCGACCCGCTCACCGGAGAACGGCTGCGCCAGCTCGACGAGTTCATCCTCTTTCCAGCCACCCACTACACGACCTCCGACGACCGGATGACCGCGGCCATCGGCCGGATCGAAGACGAGTTGCAGCAGCGGCTGGCGTATTTCGAGCGGGAAGGAAAGCTGCTCGAGGCCCAGCGCCTGCGGATGCGCACCCAGTTCGACCTCGAGAACATGGCGGAGATGGGGTTCTGTAACGGGATCGAGAACTACTCGGCCCCGATCGACGGACGCGCCCCCGGCGAGCCGCCGTTCACGCTGCTCGATTTCTTCCCCGACGACTACCTGACGATCATCGACGAGAGTCACGTCACCATTCCTCAACTCCACGGCCAGTTCGAGGGAGATCGAAGCCGCAAGCAGACGCTGATCGAGCACGGTTTCCGCCTTCCCTCCGCGGCCGACAACCGTCCGCTCAGGTTCGAGGAGTGGGTTGAGCGGGCCGGCCAGACCATCTTTCTGTCGGCCACTCCGGGGCCGTGGGAGCGCGAGCACTCCGGCGCGATCGTGGAACAGGTCGTGCGCCCGACGGGCCTGATCGATCCGGTCGTCGAGGTGCGCGGGACGAAGGGGCAGATCGACGACCTGCTCGCCGAAATCAACAAGCGGGCCGACCTGGGCGAGCGGACCCTGGTCACGACGCTGACCAAGAAGATGGCCGAGGACCTCACCGACTATCTGTTGGAGATGGGGGTGCGGGTGCGCTACCTGCACTCCGAGGTCGACACGATCGCCCGAATCGAACTCATCCGCGACCTGCGCCTCGGCGAGTTCGACGTGCTGGTCGGCATCAACCTGCTGCGCGAGGGACTCGACATTCCCGAGGTGTCGCTGATGGCCATCCTCGACGCCGACAAGGAGGGCTTCCTTCGATCGGAGTCCTCGCTCATCCAGATGATCGGTCGCGCGGCGAGAAACTCCGAGGGCGTCGTGGTCATGTATGCGGATTCGATGACCAAGTCGATGGACCGGGCGATCGGCGAAACGAACCGTCGCCGCGAGTTGCAACTCGCCTACAACGCCGAACACGGCATCGTGCCCCAGACCATTCGCAAACAGGTGCGCGATATCGTGGCCGATCTTCGCGGCAGGGGCGACACGCCGGTGCCGGGCAAGGACCGCCGTCGCCAACGCGCCGCAACCTCGACGCTGCGCGAGGAGTTCGGGTCGCTGGCCCCACAGGACCTCGGCACGCTCATCGAAACCCTCGAGATGGAGATGAACGAGGCCTCGGCCGACCTGCGCTTCGAGTACGCGGCACGGCTGCGAGACGAGATCAAGGAACTCAAAAAGGAGTTGCGCGATGCCGGGGCGGCCTGA
- the uvrA gene encoding excinuclease ABC subunit UvrA, translated as MADTLSIRGAKEHNLKNISLDLPRDRLIVFCGLSGSGKSSLAFDTIYAEGQRRYVESLSSYARQFLGQMDKPDVEVIEGLSPAISIDQKTASRNPRSTVGTVTEVYDYLRLLYARVGVPHDPETGEELIKQTPQQIVDKVLALEPGTRFQVLGPVVRGRKGTYEKLFADLAKDGFARVKVDGEVHDLAEITGDSPLKLARYEMHDIDVVVDRLVLRDDLERRLTESMETALRLGEGVAHIELLPKDGEPELLTFSEKLSRPSDGKSFDELAPRNFSFNTPYGYCPTCQGLGVKFEVDPELVVPNPDLSIGEGAIHPWASGHAKYFHRLLESTTEQFGIDIDAPWASLDSDERRLMLYGVEAGDKVLVKFRNRYGRTRTYSATYEGVIPWLSRRHSEAESDWARENAEGYMREVPCHSCGGARLNEYSLAVTVAGHNIFELSSQPITTALDIIAGLELSDREKQIAERVLKEITARLRFLVDVGLGYLNLHRSAATLSGGEAQRIRLASQIGSGLAGVLYVLDEPSIGLHQRDNHRLIETLKYLRDLGNTVIVVEHDEDTIAVADHVVDIGPGAGEHGGEVVYSGSVAGLLKNRKSMTGKYLSGRLKIEVPETRREPGERRLIIRGARENNLRNIDVEIPLGVFVAITGVSGSGKSTLVNDILLRSLSQQLHGAKTPPGLHKTIEGIDQIDKVISIDQSPIGRTPRSNPATYTGVFDHIRKLFAATTEAKVRGYLPGRFSFNVKGGRCEACSGDGTIKIEMHFLPDVYVPCEACKGARYNRDTLEILFKGKSIADVLNMPVEEASEFFANQPNIARYMETLVDVGLGYVRLGQPATTLSGGEAQRVKLATELARRSKGHTLYVLDEPTTGLHFEDIRKLLGVLQRLVDSGHSVLTIEHNLDVIKTADWIVDLGPEGGAGGGTVLAEGAPEAVAKVDASHTGQFLKPLLGL; from the coding sequence ATGGCCGATACCCTCTCCATTCGCGGCGCCAAAGAGCACAACCTCAAGAACATCTCCCTCGACCTTCCTCGCGATCGCCTCATCGTGTTCTGCGGGCTGTCGGGGTCCGGCAAGAGTTCCCTTGCGTTCGACACGATCTATGCCGAGGGGCAGCGGCGATACGTCGAATCGTTGTCCTCCTATGCCCGCCAGTTCCTCGGCCAGATGGACAAACCCGACGTCGAGGTGATCGAGGGGCTGTCGCCGGCCATCTCCATCGACCAGAAGACCGCGTCGAGAAACCCGCGCTCGACGGTCGGCACGGTCACCGAGGTCTACGACTATCTGCGCCTGCTGTATGCCCGCGTCGGAGTTCCGCACGACCCCGAGACCGGCGAGGAGCTCATCAAGCAGACGCCCCAGCAGATCGTCGACAAGGTCCTGGCCCTCGAGCCCGGAACCCGGTTCCAGGTGCTCGGCCCGGTGGTGCGCGGGCGCAAGGGCACCTACGAGAAGCTGTTCGCCGATCTCGCCAAGGATGGGTTCGCCCGCGTGAAGGTCGACGGTGAGGTGCACGACCTGGCCGAGATCACGGGCGACTCGCCGCTCAAGCTGGCTCGCTACGAGATGCACGACATCGACGTCGTGGTCGACCGTCTGGTGTTGCGCGACGATCTCGAACGGCGCCTCACCGAGTCGATGGAGACCGCGCTGCGCCTCGGCGAGGGGGTCGCCCACATCGAGCTGCTGCCCAAAGACGGCGAGCCCGAACTGTTGACGTTCTCGGAGAAGTTGTCGCGGCCCTCCGACGGCAAGAGCTTCGACGAACTCGCACCGCGCAACTTCTCGTTCAACACGCCCTACGGTTACTGCCCGACCTGTCAGGGCCTCGGTGTGAAATTCGAGGTCGACCCCGAACTCGTCGTGCCCAACCCCGACCTGTCGATCGGCGAGGGCGCCATCCACCCGTGGGCGAGCGGGCACGCCAAGTACTTCCACCGCCTCCTCGAATCCACCACCGAGCAGTTCGGCATCGACATCGACGCCCCGTGGGCCAGCCTCGATTCTGATGAGCGGCGGCTGATGCTGTACGGGGTCGAGGCCGGCGACAAGGTGCTGGTGAAGTTCCGCAATCGTTACGGCCGCACCCGTACCTACTCGGCCACCTACGAGGGGGTCATCCCGTGGCTGTCGCGGCGCCATTCGGAAGCCGAGAGCGACTGGGCCCGCGAGAACGCCGAGGGCTACATGCGCGAGGTGCCGTGCCACAGCTGCGGCGGCGCACGCCTCAACGAGTACTCCCTCGCGGTCACCGTCGCCGGCCACAACATCTTCGAGCTGTCGAGTCAGCCGATCACCACCGCGCTCGACATCATCGCCGGCCTCGAGTTGAGCGACCGTGAAAAACAGATCGCCGAGCGAGTCCTGAAGGAGATCACCGCCCGGCTCAGGTTCCTGGTCGACGTCGGTCTGGGGTACCTGAACCTGCATCGAAGCGCGGCGACGCTTTCTGGCGGCGAGGCCCAGCGCATCCGTTTGGCGAGCCAGATCGGCTCTGGGCTCGCCGGGGTGCTGTACGTGCTCGACGAACCCTCCATCGGGTTGCATCAGCGCGACAACCACCGCCTCATCGAGACCCTCAAGTATCTGCGCGACCTGGGCAACACGGTGATCGTGGTCGAACACGACGAGGACACGATTGCCGTGGCCGATCACGTGGTCGATATCGGGCCGGGCGCGGGGGAGCACGGCGGTGAGGTCGTGTATTCGGGTTCGGTCGCCGGGCTGTTGAAGAACCGCAAGTCGATGACGGGCAAGTACCTGTCGGGTCGGCTCAAGATCGAGGTGCCCGAGACCCGCCGCGAGCCCGGTGAGCGCCGGCTCATCATCCGTGGAGCACGTGAGAACAACCTGCGCAACATCGACGTGGAGATTCCCCTCGGCGTGTTCGTGGCGATCACCGGGGTGTCGGGGTCGGGCAAGTCGACGCTGGTGAACGACATCTTGTTGCGCTCGCTCAGCCAGCAGTTGCACGGGGCCAAGACCCCGCCGGGGCTCCACAAGACCATCGAGGGCATCGACCAGATCGACAAGGTCATCAGCATCGACCAGTCGCCGATCGGGCGCACGCCCAGGTCGAATCCGGCCACCTACACCGGCGTGTTCGACCACATCCGCAAGCTGTTCGCCGCCACGACCGAGGCGAAGGTGCGCGGCTATCTGCCCGGTCGTTTCTCGTTCAACGTGAAGGGCGGCCGCTGCGAGGCCTGTTCGGGCGACGGCACCATCAAGATCGAGATGCATTTCCTGCCCGACGTCTATGTGCCCTGCGAGGCGTGCAAGGGCGCCCGTTACAACCGCGACACCCTCGAGATCCTCTTCAAGGGCAAGTCGATCGCGGACGTGTTGAACATGCCCGTCGAGGAGGCGAGCGAGTTCTTCGCTAACCAGCCGAACATCGCCCGCTACATGGAGACCCTCGTCGACGTCGGCCTCGGCTATGTCCGCCTCGGCCAGCCCGCCACCACCCTGTCGGGGGGCGAGGCGCAGCGGGTGAAGCTGGCCACCGAGTTGGCGCGCCGCTCGAAGGGCCACACGCTGTACGTGCTCGACGAGCCCACAACCGGGCTGCATTTCGAAGACATCCGCAAGCTTCTCGGGGTGTTGCAACGCCTCGTCGACAGCGGACACTCGGTGTTGACGATCGAACACAACCTCGACGTCATCAAGACCGCGGACTGGATCGTCGACCTCGGCCCCGAGGGCGGTGCCGGCGGCGGAACGGTGTTGGCCGAGGGGGCGCCCGAGGCCGTGGCCAAGGTCGACGCCAGCCACACGGGGCAGTTCCTCAAGCCGTTGCTGGGTCTGTAA
- the aroC gene encoding chorismate synthase, with protein MSSQSGRLFRVSTYGESHGVAVGVVVDGCPPRLELCEADIQADLDRRRPGQSRLVTQRNEADVVEILSGMWEGRTTGTPIALEVRNADHRSSAYDHMADLYRPSHADYTYDAKYGIRAIAGGGRASARETIGRVAAGAVARKLLKVAAGIEVLAWVSSVHSIDADEAIDATSVTLEQVEADPTRCPSPLHAARITEAIEAARRDGDSLGGVVTCVARNVPAGLGEPVFDKLTADLAKAAMSLPATRGVEFGDGFAATRLTGREHNDAFVPGPDGRPRTATNHSGGIQGGISNGEDIVFRVAFKPTATISSPQMTVNRDNEPVELAAKGRHDPCVLPRAVPLVEAAALLTLADHWLRQRAVDVL; from the coding sequence ATGTCTTCGCAGAGCGGCCGGCTGTTTCGGGTGTCCACCTACGGCGAATCCCATGGGGTGGCGGTCGGGGTCGTCGTCGACGGCTGCCCTCCCCGGCTCGAACTGTGCGAGGCCGACATTCAGGCCGACCTCGACCGTCGTCGACCCGGGCAGAGCCGACTGGTCACCCAACGCAACGAGGCAGACGTCGTCGAGATTCTCTCGGGCATGTGGGAGGGCCGCACCACCGGCACCCCCATCGCGCTCGAGGTCCGCAACGCCGATCACCGTTCGAGCGCCTATGACCACATGGCCGACCTGTACCGGCCGAGCCACGCCGACTACACCTACGACGCCAAGTACGGCATCCGCGCGATCGCCGGCGGCGGACGGGCCTCGGCGCGCGAGACCATCGGCCGGGTCGCCGCCGGAGCCGTCGCCCGAAAGCTGCTGAAGGTCGCCGCCGGCATCGAGGTGCTCGCGTGGGTGAGTTCGGTGCATTCGATCGACGCCGACGAGGCGATCGACGCGACGAGTGTGACCCTCGAACAGGTCGAGGCCGACCCGACGCGATGCCCGTCGCCGCTGCACGCGGCGAGGATCACCGAGGCGATCGAAGCGGCGCGCCGGGACGGAGACTCGCTCGGCGGCGTGGTCACCTGCGTCGCCCGTAACGTGCCCGCCGGCCTCGGCGAGCCGGTTTTCGACAAGCTGACCGCCGATCTCGCCAAGGCGGCGATGTCGCTTCCCGCAACCCGCGGGGTCGAGTTCGGCGACGGGTTCGCCGCGACCCGCCTCACGGGCCGTGAACACAACGACGCCTTCGTGCCCGGCCCCGACGGCCGGCCCCGCACCGCCACCAACCATTCGGGCGGCATCCAGGGTGGCATCTCCAACGGCGAGGACATCGTGTTTCGTGTCGCCTTCAAGCCCACCGCCACGATCTCGTCACCCCAGATGACGGTGAACCGGGACAACGAGCCCGTCGAACTGGCGGCGAAGGGACGCCACGATCCGTGCGTGTTGCCCCGCGCCGTCCCCCTCGTCGAGGCGGCCGCCCTGTTGACCCTCGCCGACCACTGGCTGCGCCAGCGCGCCGTCGACGTGCTGTAG
- the coaE gene encoding dephospho-CoA kinase (Dephospho-CoA kinase (CoaE) performs the final step in coenzyme A biosynthesis.): MILVGLTGGIGSGKTTVSAGLAARGAVVIDADRIVHELQSPGQQVLAEMVERFGEEILHPDGTLNRQAVADRVFGDEEALADLGKIVHPRVSEEIFRRVAEQDHTDNIVVLDIPLLTESGWEGMVGTIVVDLDTELAVQRLMAHRSFPEADARARIARQATREERRAGAWIVIDNSGDFDDLERLIDDAWEQILAKRDEVLAAGFHGTVTLGRAADRGAETTGETR; the protein is encoded by the coding sequence ATGATTCTCGTGGGGCTCACCGGAGGCATCGGATCGGGAAAGACGACGGTGTCCGCGGGGCTCGCCGCACGGGGTGCCGTGGTCATCGATGCCGACCGGATCGTTCATGAACTGCAATCGCCGGGCCAACAGGTGCTCGCGGAGATGGTCGAGCGCTTCGGCGAAGAAATCCTGCATCCCGACGGCACATTGAATCGCCAGGCGGTGGCCGACCGCGTGTTCGGCGACGAGGAGGCGTTGGCCGACCTCGGCAAGATCGTGCATCCGAGGGTGTCGGAGGAGATCTTTCGCCGCGTCGCCGAACAGGACCACACCGACAACATCGTCGTGCTCGACATCCCGTTACTCACCGAATCCGGCTGGGAGGGCATGGTGGGCACGATCGTCGTCGATCTCGACACCGAGTTGGCGGTGCAGCGGCTGATGGCGCACCGGTCGTTTCCCGAGGCCGATGCCCGGGCCCGGATCGCCCGACAGGCGACCCGCGAGGAGCGTCGGGCCGGAGCGTGGATCGTCATCGACAACTCGGGCGATTTCGACGATCTTGAGCGCCTGATCGACGATGCCTGGGAACAGATCCTGGCCAAGCGCGACGAGGTGCTCGCCGCCGGATTTCATGGGACGGTGACGCTGGGGCGCGCCGCCGATCGTGGCGCTGAAACCACCGGCGAGACCCGCTGA